In a single window of the Balaenoptera acutorostrata chromosome 3, mBalAcu1.1, whole genome shotgun sequence genome:
- the ARHGAP21 gene encoding rho GTPase-activating protein 21 isoform X2 — MMATRRTGLPEGDGDNKLKACGSPACEVSKSKDGKEQSETVSPSEDETFSWPGPKTVMLKRTSQGFGFTLRHFIVYPPESAIQFSYKDEENGNRGGKQRNRLEPMDTIFVKQVKEGGPAFEAGLCTGDRIIKVNGESVIGKTYSQVIALIQNSDTTLELSVMPKDEDILQVLQFTKDVTALAYCQDAYLKGNEAYSGNARNIPEPPLVCYPWLPPAPPALVQPPETAPPDSSTSKPQASPPVLTQPGRAYRMEIQVPPSPPEVAKSNTAVCVCSESVRTVIVPSEKVVDLLPNRSGHTVPSHRTEEVRYGRSEQTSFKTASRKTSPPSSIPTSHLIHQTGSRSLEPSGILLKSGHYSGHSEGLASSRSPAADSPPVSVNHYSPNSHQHIDWKNYKTYKEYIDNRRLHMGCRTIQERLDSLRAASQSTTDYNQVVLNRAALQIRRRSTSQDRVPQSVQIRQRSVSQERLEDSVLMKYCPRSASQGALTSPSISFSNHRTHSWDYIEGQGETLENVHSECPPPDVKGERKQTYKWSGFTEQDDRRGIYERHRQQEIHKSFRGSNFTVAPSVVNSDNRRVSGRGVELVSQFKRIPADLKPLQPNRNFQTTCGMSQPRGISQDRSPLVKVRNNSLKAPTHVIKPPSSQNSFVSIKDQRPVNHLHQNSLLNQQTWLRTESAPDHQVDTGKPPSLSGASVKPTPPMSENAGTPDLELSATQRIQDLNLQEAEIQQSNAVDNKETVILREKPPSGRQTPQPLRHQSYILAVNDQEPGSDTTCWLPNDARREVHIKRMEERKASSTSPPSDSLASIPFIDEPTSPSIDHDIPHIPASAVISASTSQVPSIAAAPPSLTTSAPLIRRQLSHDQESVGPPSLDAQPSSKTERSKSYDEGLDDYREDAKLSFKHVSSLKGIKITDSQKSSEDSGSRKDSSSEVFSDAAKEGWLHFRPLVTDRGKRVGGSIRPWKQMYVVLRGHSLYLYKDKREQTTPSEEEQPISVNACLIDISYSETKRKNVFRLTTSDCECLFQAEDRDDMLAWIKSIQESSNLNEEDTGVTNRDLISRRIKEYNSLMSKAEQLPKTPRQSLSIRQTLLGAKAEPRTQSPHSPKEESERKLLSKDDTSPPKDKGTWRKGIPSIMRKTFEKKPTATGTFGVRLDDCPPAHTNRYIPLIVDICCKLVEERGLEYTGIYRVPGNNAAISSMQEELNKGMADIDIQDDKWRDLNVISSLLKSFFRKLPEPLFTNDKYADFIEANRKEDPLDRLKTLKRLIHDLPEHHYETLKFLSAHLKTVAENSEKNKMEPRNLAIVFGPTLVRTSEDNMTHMVTHMPDQYKIVETLIQHHDWFFTEEGAEEPLTTVQEENTVDSQPVPNIDHLLTNIGRTGVSPGDVSDSATSDSTKSKGSWGSGKDQYSRDLLVSSIFAAASRKRKKPKEKAQPSSSEDELDNVFFKKENAEQGHNDIKEESKKESETPGRKQRTVACKENHAKKDGSAARADQRALRGETAEPPAPQGAKQSRSPTPSCRLAILKEGPRALAAQKASHPDETGPDSGALARFSTKKSTSPEARVGEFLVSVGTITADDPATLPAPSVTGLDSSRLSPEVQSVAESRGDDADDERSELVSEGRPVETDSESDFPVFPAALASERLLRGKLQEATKTSRRNSEGSEVSGTEGSLTPSLESRRLLFSSHKLIECDTLSRKKSARFKSDSATLGDAKNEKEAPSIAKVFEVMKKGKSTGSLLTPPARSESEKQEPTWKTKIADRLKLRPKAPADDMFGVGTQKTHADPAKRKNIKRRHTLGGHRDATEISVLNFWRAQEQSGDRESELSAVTRLKPKCSAQDLSISDWLARERLRTSTADLSRGDAGDPQPQSLSTLDIPTTDPALSSQSHADSSPSTLASTNRPPLSTPPQSLDQINGESFQNTSQNASSAATAQPHQLSETPGSKAQFHPCL; from the exons CGATACCACATTGGAACTTAGTGTTATGCCAAAAGATGAAGACATTCTCCAAGTG CTACAATTTACAAAGGATGTCACAGCTCTG GCGTATTGTCAAGATGCCTACCTGAAGGGCAACGAAGCCTACAGCGGCAATGCCCGCAACATACCTGAACCTCCACTGGTCTGCTACCCCTGGCTGCCACCCGCCCCTCCCGCCCTGGTGCAGCCCCCCGAAACAGCCCCTCCAGACTCCTCCACGAGCAAACCACAGGCCAGTCCCCCAGTACTGACGCAGCCCGGCAGGGCCTACAGGATGGAAATACAAGTGCCTCCGTCACCACCAGAGGTGGCCAAGTCAAACACAGCAGTGTGTGTCTGCAGTGAAAGCGTAAGGACCGTCATTGTACCTTCTGAGAAGGTTGTAGATTTGTTACCTAATAGAAGCGGCCACACAGTTCCCTCCCACAGGACTGAGGAGGTGAGGTATGGCAGAAGCGAGCAGACCTCTTTCAAAACAGCATCAAGAAAGACATCGCCACCATCCTCCATTCCCACGTCCCATCTAATCCATCAGACCGGCTCCAGGTCGTTGGAACCTTCTGGCATTTTACTTAAATCAGGCCATTACAGTGGACACTCAGAAGGACTGGCAAGCAGCAGATCTCCAGCTGCGGATTCTCCTCCCGTATCTGTCAATCACTATTCTCCAAACTCCCATCAGCACATAGActggaaaaactataaaacttacaAAGAGTATATTGATAACCGGCGGTTGCACATGGGTTGTCGGACAATTCAAGAAAGATTAGATAGTTTAAGAGCAGCCTCGCAGAGCACAACAGATTATAACCAGGTGGTACTGAACCGCGCTGCCTTGCAGATACGACGTCGGAGCACCTCTCAGGACCGAGTGCCCCAGTCCGTTCAGATCCGGCAACGCAGCGTGTCTCAAGAGAGGCTGGAGGACTCGGTGTTAATGAAGTACTGTCCAAGGAGTGCATCTCAAGGAGCGCTGACCTCTCCTTCTATTAGTTTTAGTAACCACAGAACTCACTCGTGGGATTATATCGAGGGACAGGGTGAAACCTTAGAAAACGTCCATTCTGAATGTCCACCACCCGATGTAAAGGGAGAACGAAAGCAGACTTACAAGTGGAGTGGATTTACCGAACAGGATGATCGGCGAGGTATTTATGAAAGGCATAGGCAGCAAGAAATTCACAAATCTTTCCGGGGTTCCAATTTTACAGTGGCTCCGAGTGTTGTGAATTCCGACAACAGGCGAGTGAGTGGCAGAGGGGTGGAATTGGTGTCTCAGTTTAAAAGAATTCCAGCAGATCTGAAACCACTGCAGCCCAACAGAAATTTTCAAACTACCTGCGGAATGTCCCAGCCTCGAGGTATTTCACAAGACAGGTCACCTCTTGTGAAAGTCCGAAATAATTCTCTGAAAGCACCTACGCACGTCATAAAACCACCCTCCAGCCAGAACTCGTTTGTTTCCATCAAAGACCAAAGACCAGTAAATCACTTGCATCAAAACAGTCTCTTGAATCAGCAGACATGGTTAAGGACTGAAAGTGCCCCCGATCACCAAGTGGACACTGGGAAACCCCCCTCTCTATCCGGAGCTTCTGTTAAGCCCACCCCTCCGATGAGTGAGAACGCAGGCACTCCAGATTTGGAATTATCCGCCACTCAAAGGATTCAAGATTTAAATTTACAAGAGGCTGAAATTCAGCAATCAAATGCTGTAGATAATAAAGAAACTGTCATCCTAAGAGAAAAACCTCCATCTGGTCGCCAAACGCCGCAGCCTTTAAGGCATCAGTCTTACATCTTGGCAGTGAATGACCAAGAGCCAGGGTCAGACACCACTTGCTGGCTACCTAATGATGCTCGCCGAGAGGTCCATATAAAAaggatggaggagaggaaggcCTCAAGTACCAGTCCACCCAGTGATTCCTTGGCTTCCATCCCATTTATAG ATGAGCCGACTAGCCCCAGCATCGATCACGATATCCCACACATCCCCGCCTCTGCGGTCATCTCTGCTTCCACCTCCCAGGTACCCTCCATAGCAGCGGCCCCTCCCAGCCTCACAACTTCAGCTCCTTTAATTCGACGTCAGCTCTCCCATGACCAGG AATCTGTTGGACCTCCCAGCCTGGATGCCCAGCCCAGCTCAAAGACAGAACGATCAAAATCATACGACGAGGGCCTGGATGATTACAGAGAAGATGCAAAACT GTCCTTTAAGCATGTATCTAGCCTGAAGGGAATCAAG ATCACAGACAGCCAAAAGTCATCAGAAGATTCTGGATCCCGGAAAGATTCTTCCTCAGAGGTTTTCAGCGATGCTGCCAAGGAAGGGTGGCTTCATTTCAGGCCACTTGTCACCGATAGGGGCAAG CGAGTCGGTGGAAGTATTCGACCATGGAAGCAGATGTATGTTGTACTTCGGGGCCATTCGCTGTACCTGTACAAAGATAAACGAGAACAGACGACTCCGTCTGAAGAGGAACAGCCCATCAGTGTTAACGCTTGCTTAATAGACATCTCTTACAGCGAGACCAAGAGGAAAAATGTCTTTCGACTCACCACGTCCGACTGCGAGTGCCTGTTTCAGGCTGAAGACAGGGACGACATGCTAGCCTGGATCAAGAGCATCCAGGAGAGCAGCAACTTAAATGAGGAG GACACTGGAGTTACTAACAGGGATCTGATTAGTCgaagaataaaagaatacaacAGTCTGATGAG CAAAGCAGAGCAGTTGCCAAAGACCCCTCGCCAGAGTCTCAGCATCCGGCAGACTCTACTTGGTGCTAAAGCAGAGCCTCGGACTCAAAGTCCAcactcccccaaggaagagtcaGAAAGGAAGCTTCTCAGTAAAG ATGACACTAGTCCCCCAAAAGACAAAGGCACATGGAGAAAAGGCATTCCAAGTATTATGAGaaagacatttgaaaaaaagCCTACTGCTACAGGAACGTTCGGGGTCAGACTGGATGATTGCCCACCAGCTCATACTAATCGG TATATTCCATTAATAGTTGACATATGTTGCAAATTAGTTGAAGAAAGAGGTCTTGAATATACAGGTATTTATAGAGTTCCTGGAAACAATGCAGCAATCTCAAGTATGCAAGAGGAACTCAACAAGGGAATGGCTGATATTGATATACAAGACGAT AAATGGCGAGATTTGAATGTGATAAGCAGTTTACTAAAATCCTTCTTCAGAAAACTCCCTGAACCACTTTTCACAAATG ATAAATATGCCGACTTTATTGAAGCCAATCGTAAGGAAGATCCTCTAGATCgtctgaaaacattaaaaagacta ATTCATGATTTGCCCGAACATCATTATGAAACACTCAAGTTTCTTTCGGCTCATCTGAAGACAGTggcagaaaattcagaaaaaaataag ATGGAACCAAGAAACCTCGCCATAGTGTTTGGTCCAACTCTCGTGAGGACCTCTGAGGATAACATGACGCACATGGTCACTCACATGCCAGACCAGTACAAGATCGTAGAGACACTTATCCAGCAC catGACTGGTTTTTCACAGAAGAAGGTGCTGAAGAACCTCTT ACAACAGTGCAGGAGGAAAACACAGTAGACTCCCAGCCAGTGCCAAACATAGATCATTTACTCACCAACATTGGAAGGACAGGCGTCTCCCCTGGAGATGTATCAG ATTCAGCTACTAGTGACTCAACAAAATCTAAG GGTTCTTGGGGATCCGGAAAAGATCAGTATAGCAGGGACCTGCTTGTGTCATCCATCTTCGCGGCCGCCAGTCGCaagaggaaaaaaccaaaagaaaaagcacagcCCAGCAGCTCGGAAGACGAACTGGACAATgtgttttttaagaaagaaaacgcAGAGCAGGGTCACAACGATATTAAAGAAGAGTCCAAAAAAGAGAGCGAGACACCAGGCAGGAAACAAAGGACCGTGGCTTGCAAAGAAAATCACGCGAAGAAAGACGGCAGCGCGGCCAGAGCTGATCAGCGAGCCCTGCGGGGGGAGACCGCGGAGCCCCCGGCCCCCCAGGGCGCCAAGCAGAGCAGGTCACCCACCCCGAGCTGTCGCCTGGCCATCCTGAAAGAGGGCCCCAGAGCCCTCGCGGCCCAGAAGGCCTCCCACCCGGACGAGACGGGGCCCGACTCCGGCGCCCTGGCGAGGTTTTCCACCAAGAAATCCACCAGCCCCGAAGCCAGAGTCGGCGAGTTTCTGGTCAGTGTCGGCACCATCACCGCCGACGACCCGGCGACGTTGCCCGCCCCCTCCGTGACCGGCCTCGACTCCAGCCGGCTGAGCCCCGAAGTGCAGTCGGTGGCCGAGAGCAGGGGCGACGACGCCGACGACGAGAGGAGCGAGCTGGTGAGCGAGGGGCGGCCGGTGGAGACGGACAGCGAGAGCGACTTCCCCGTCTTCCCCGCCGCGCTGGCCTCCGAGAGGCTCCTGCGAGGAAAGCTGCAAGAGGCCACGAAGACGAGCCGGCGGAACTCGGAAGGCAGCGAAGTCAGCGGTACGGAGGGGAGTTTAACGCCGAGTTTAGAGAGCCGGAGACTGCTCTTCAGTTCCCATAAGCTGATTGAGTGTGACACTCTGTCCAGGAAAAAATCCGCCAGATTCAAGTCAGACAGCGCGACTCTAGGAGATGCCAAGAATGAGAAGGAAGCCCCTTCCATCGCGAAGGTGTTCGAGGtgatgaaaaaaggaaaatcaacagGGAGTTTGCTGACACCACCAGCCAGAAGCGAATCCGAGAAACAGGAACCCACCTGGAAAACGAAAATAGCTGATCGGttaaaactgaggcccaaagcgCCGGCAGATGACATGTTTGGAGTAGGAACTCAAAAAACCCACGCGGATCCTGCCAAAAGGAAAAACATCAAACGCAGACACACCCTGGGAGGGCACAGGGATGCTACTGAAAtcagtgttttgaatttctggAGAGCGCAGGAGCAGAGTGGGGACAGAGAATCCGAACTCTCAGCTGTGACTCGGTTGAAGCCCAAATGCTCAGCCCAGGACCTGTCCATCTCAGACTGGCTGGCCAGGGAGCGGCTACGCACCAGCACGGCCGACCTGAGCAGAGGGGACGCGGGGGACCCCCAGCCCCAGAGCCTTAGCACGTTAGACATACCCACCACGGACCCAGCCCTGTCTTCTCAGTCCCATGCAGACAGTTCTCCCAGCACCTTGGCGTCAACTAACAGGCCCCCTCTTTCCACACCACCACAGTCACTTGACCAAATCAATGGAGAAAGCTTCCAGAACACGAGCCAAAACGCCAGTTCTGCAGCGACGGCCCAACCTCATCAACTGTCCGAAACCCCAGGCAGCAAAGCACAGTTCCATCCCTGTCTTTAA
- the ARHGAP21 gene encoding rho GTPase-activating protein 21 isoform X3 → MMATRRTGLPEGDGDNKLKACGSPACEVSKSKDGKEQSETVSPSEDETFSWPGPKTVMLKRTSQGFGFTLRHFIVYPPESAIQFSYKDEENGNRGGKQRNRLEPMDTIFVKQVKEGGPAFEAGLCTGDRIIKVNGESVIGKTYSQVIALIQNSDTTLELSVMPKDEDILQVAYCQDAYLKGNEAYSGNARNIPEPPLVCYPWLPPAPPALVQPPETAPPDSSTSKPQASPPVLTQPGRAYRMEIQVPPSPPEVAKSNTAVCVCSESVRTVIVPSEKVVDLLPNRSGHTVPSHRTEEVRYGRSEQTSFKTASRKTSPPSSIPTSHLIHQTGSRSLEPSGILLKSGHYSGHSEGLASSRSPAADSPPVSVNHYSPNSHQHIDWKNYKTYKEYIDNRRLHMGCRTIQERLDSLRAASQSTTDYNQVVLNRAALQIRRRSTSQDRVPQSVQIRQRSVSQERLEDSVLMKYCPRSASQGALTSPSISFSNHRTHSWDYIEGQGETLENVHSECPPPDVKGERKQTYKWSGFTEQDDRRGIYERHRQQEIHKSFRGSNFTVAPSVVNSDNRRVSGRGVELVSQFKRIPADLKPLQPNRNFQTTCGMSQPRGISQDRSPLVKVRNNSLKAPTHVIKPPSSQNSFVSIKDQRPVNHLHQNSLLNQQTWLRTESAPDHQVDTGKPPSLSGASVKPTPPMSENAGTPDLELSATQRIQDLNLQEAEIQQSNAVDNKETVILREKPPSGRQTPQPLRHQSYILAVNDQEPGSDTTCWLPNDARREVHIKRMEERKASSTSPPSDSLASIPFIDEPTSPSIDHDIPHIPASAVISASTSQVPSIAAAPPSLTTSAPLIRRQLSHDQESVGPPSLDAQPSSKTERSKSYDEGLDDYREDAKLSFKHVSSLKGIKITDSQKSSEDSGSRKDSSSEVFSDAAKEGWLHFRPLVTDRGKRVGGSIRPWKQMYVVLRGHSLYLYKDKREQTTPSEEEQPISVNACLIDISYSETKRKNVFRLTTSDCECLFQAEDRDDMLAWIKSIQESSNLNEEDTGVTNRDLISRRIKEYNSLMSSKAEQLPKTPRQSLSIRQTLLGAKAEPRTQSPHSPKEESERKLLSKDDTSPPKDKGTWRKGIPSIMRKTFEKKPTATGTFGVRLDDCPPAHTNRYIPLIVDICCKLVEERGLEYTGIYRVPGNNAAISSMQEELNKGMADIDIQDDKWRDLNVISSLLKSFFRKLPEPLFTNDKYADFIEANRKEDPLDRLKTLKRLIHDLPEHHYETLKFLSAHLKTVAENSEKNKMEPRNLAIVFGPTLVRTSEDNMTHMVTHMPDQYKIVETLIQHHDWFFTEEGAEEPLTTVQEENTVDSQPVPNIDHLLTNIGRTGVSPGDVSDSATSDSTKSKGSWGSGKDQYSRDLLVSSIFAAASRKRKKPKEKAQPSSSEDELDNVFFKKENAEQGHNDIKEESKKESETPGRKQRTVACKENHAKKDGSAARADQRALRGETAEPPAPQGAKQSRSPTPSCRLAILKEGPRALAAQKASHPDETGPDSGALARFSTKKSTSPEARVGEFLVSVGTITADDPATLPAPSVTGLDSSRLSPEVQSVAESRGDDADDERSELVSEGRPVETDSESDFPVFPAALASERLLRGKLQEATKTSRRNSEGSEVSGTEGSLTPSLESRRLLFSSHKLIECDTLSRKKSARFKSDSATLGDAKNEKEAPSIAKVFEVMKKGKSTGSLLTPPARSESEKQEPTWKTKIADRLKLRPKAPADDMFGVGTQKTHADPAKRKNIKRRHTLGGHRDATEISVLNFWRAQEQSGDRESELSAVTRLKPKCSAQDLSISDWLARERLRTSTADLSRGDAGDPQPQSLSTLDIPTTDPALSSQSHADSSPSTLASTNRPPLSTPPQSLDQINGESFQNTSQNASSAATAQPHQLSETPGSKAQFHPCL, encoded by the exons CGATACCACATTGGAACTTAGTGTTATGCCAAAAGATGAAGACATTCTCCAAGTG GCGTATTGTCAAGATGCCTACCTGAAGGGCAACGAAGCCTACAGCGGCAATGCCCGCAACATACCTGAACCTCCACTGGTCTGCTACCCCTGGCTGCCACCCGCCCCTCCCGCCCTGGTGCAGCCCCCCGAAACAGCCCCTCCAGACTCCTCCACGAGCAAACCACAGGCCAGTCCCCCAGTACTGACGCAGCCCGGCAGGGCCTACAGGATGGAAATACAAGTGCCTCCGTCACCACCAGAGGTGGCCAAGTCAAACACAGCAGTGTGTGTCTGCAGTGAAAGCGTAAGGACCGTCATTGTACCTTCTGAGAAGGTTGTAGATTTGTTACCTAATAGAAGCGGCCACACAGTTCCCTCCCACAGGACTGAGGAGGTGAGGTATGGCAGAAGCGAGCAGACCTCTTTCAAAACAGCATCAAGAAAGACATCGCCACCATCCTCCATTCCCACGTCCCATCTAATCCATCAGACCGGCTCCAGGTCGTTGGAACCTTCTGGCATTTTACTTAAATCAGGCCATTACAGTGGACACTCAGAAGGACTGGCAAGCAGCAGATCTCCAGCTGCGGATTCTCCTCCCGTATCTGTCAATCACTATTCTCCAAACTCCCATCAGCACATAGActggaaaaactataaaacttacaAAGAGTATATTGATAACCGGCGGTTGCACATGGGTTGTCGGACAATTCAAGAAAGATTAGATAGTTTAAGAGCAGCCTCGCAGAGCACAACAGATTATAACCAGGTGGTACTGAACCGCGCTGCCTTGCAGATACGACGTCGGAGCACCTCTCAGGACCGAGTGCCCCAGTCCGTTCAGATCCGGCAACGCAGCGTGTCTCAAGAGAGGCTGGAGGACTCGGTGTTAATGAAGTACTGTCCAAGGAGTGCATCTCAAGGAGCGCTGACCTCTCCTTCTATTAGTTTTAGTAACCACAGAACTCACTCGTGGGATTATATCGAGGGACAGGGTGAAACCTTAGAAAACGTCCATTCTGAATGTCCACCACCCGATGTAAAGGGAGAACGAAAGCAGACTTACAAGTGGAGTGGATTTACCGAACAGGATGATCGGCGAGGTATTTATGAAAGGCATAGGCAGCAAGAAATTCACAAATCTTTCCGGGGTTCCAATTTTACAGTGGCTCCGAGTGTTGTGAATTCCGACAACAGGCGAGTGAGTGGCAGAGGGGTGGAATTGGTGTCTCAGTTTAAAAGAATTCCAGCAGATCTGAAACCACTGCAGCCCAACAGAAATTTTCAAACTACCTGCGGAATGTCCCAGCCTCGAGGTATTTCACAAGACAGGTCACCTCTTGTGAAAGTCCGAAATAATTCTCTGAAAGCACCTACGCACGTCATAAAACCACCCTCCAGCCAGAACTCGTTTGTTTCCATCAAAGACCAAAGACCAGTAAATCACTTGCATCAAAACAGTCTCTTGAATCAGCAGACATGGTTAAGGACTGAAAGTGCCCCCGATCACCAAGTGGACACTGGGAAACCCCCCTCTCTATCCGGAGCTTCTGTTAAGCCCACCCCTCCGATGAGTGAGAACGCAGGCACTCCAGATTTGGAATTATCCGCCACTCAAAGGATTCAAGATTTAAATTTACAAGAGGCTGAAATTCAGCAATCAAATGCTGTAGATAATAAAGAAACTGTCATCCTAAGAGAAAAACCTCCATCTGGTCGCCAAACGCCGCAGCCTTTAAGGCATCAGTCTTACATCTTGGCAGTGAATGACCAAGAGCCAGGGTCAGACACCACTTGCTGGCTACCTAATGATGCTCGCCGAGAGGTCCATATAAAAaggatggaggagaggaaggcCTCAAGTACCAGTCCACCCAGTGATTCCTTGGCTTCCATCCCATTTATAG ATGAGCCGACTAGCCCCAGCATCGATCACGATATCCCACACATCCCCGCCTCTGCGGTCATCTCTGCTTCCACCTCCCAGGTACCCTCCATAGCAGCGGCCCCTCCCAGCCTCACAACTTCAGCTCCTTTAATTCGACGTCAGCTCTCCCATGACCAGG AATCTGTTGGACCTCCCAGCCTGGATGCCCAGCCCAGCTCAAAGACAGAACGATCAAAATCATACGACGAGGGCCTGGATGATTACAGAGAAGATGCAAAACT GTCCTTTAAGCATGTATCTAGCCTGAAGGGAATCAAG ATCACAGACAGCCAAAAGTCATCAGAAGATTCTGGATCCCGGAAAGATTCTTCCTCAGAGGTTTTCAGCGATGCTGCCAAGGAAGGGTGGCTTCATTTCAGGCCACTTGTCACCGATAGGGGCAAG CGAGTCGGTGGAAGTATTCGACCATGGAAGCAGATGTATGTTGTACTTCGGGGCCATTCGCTGTACCTGTACAAAGATAAACGAGAACAGACGACTCCGTCTGAAGAGGAACAGCCCATCAGTGTTAACGCTTGCTTAATAGACATCTCTTACAGCGAGACCAAGAGGAAAAATGTCTTTCGACTCACCACGTCCGACTGCGAGTGCCTGTTTCAGGCTGAAGACAGGGACGACATGCTAGCCTGGATCAAGAGCATCCAGGAGAGCAGCAACTTAAATGAGGAG GACACTGGAGTTACTAACAGGGATCTGATTAGTCgaagaataaaagaatacaacAGTCTGATGAG CAGCAAAGCAGAGCAGTTGCCAAAGACCCCTCGCCAGAGTCTCAGCATCCGGCAGACTCTACTTGGTGCTAAAGCAGAGCCTCGGACTCAAAGTCCAcactcccccaaggaagagtcaGAAAGGAAGCTTCTCAGTAAAG ATGACACTAGTCCCCCAAAAGACAAAGGCACATGGAGAAAAGGCATTCCAAGTATTATGAGaaagacatttgaaaaaaagCCTACTGCTACAGGAACGTTCGGGGTCAGACTGGATGATTGCCCACCAGCTCATACTAATCGG TATATTCCATTAATAGTTGACATATGTTGCAAATTAGTTGAAGAAAGAGGTCTTGAATATACAGGTATTTATAGAGTTCCTGGAAACAATGCAGCAATCTCAAGTATGCAAGAGGAACTCAACAAGGGAATGGCTGATATTGATATACAAGACGAT AAATGGCGAGATTTGAATGTGATAAGCAGTTTACTAAAATCCTTCTTCAGAAAACTCCCTGAACCACTTTTCACAAATG ATAAATATGCCGACTTTATTGAAGCCAATCGTAAGGAAGATCCTCTAGATCgtctgaaaacattaaaaagacta ATTCATGATTTGCCCGAACATCATTATGAAACACTCAAGTTTCTTTCGGCTCATCTGAAGACAGTggcagaaaattcagaaaaaaataag ATGGAACCAAGAAACCTCGCCATAGTGTTTGGTCCAACTCTCGTGAGGACCTCTGAGGATAACATGACGCACATGGTCACTCACATGCCAGACCAGTACAAGATCGTAGAGACACTTATCCAGCAC catGACTGGTTTTTCACAGAAGAAGGTGCTGAAGAACCTCTT ACAACAGTGCAGGAGGAAAACACAGTAGACTCCCAGCCAGTGCCAAACATAGATCATTTACTCACCAACATTGGAAGGACAGGCGTCTCCCCTGGAGATGTATCAG ATTCAGCTACTAGTGACTCAACAAAATCTAAG GGTTCTTGGGGATCCGGAAAAGATCAGTATAGCAGGGACCTGCTTGTGTCATCCATCTTCGCGGCCGCCAGTCGCaagaggaaaaaaccaaaagaaaaagcacagcCCAGCAGCTCGGAAGACGAACTGGACAATgtgttttttaagaaagaaaacgcAGAGCAGGGTCACAACGATATTAAAGAAGAGTCCAAAAAAGAGAGCGAGACACCAGGCAGGAAACAAAGGACCGTGGCTTGCAAAGAAAATCACGCGAAGAAAGACGGCAGCGCGGCCAGAGCTGATCAGCGAGCCCTGCGGGGGGAGACCGCGGAGCCCCCGGCCCCCCAGGGCGCCAAGCAGAGCAGGTCACCCACCCCGAGCTGTCGCCTGGCCATCCTGAAAGAGGGCCCCAGAGCCCTCGCGGCCCAGAAGGCCTCCCACCCGGACGAGACGGGGCCCGACTCCGGCGCCCTGGCGAGGTTTTCCACCAAGAAATCCACCAGCCCCGAAGCCAGAGTCGGCGAGTTTCTGGTCAGTGTCGGCACCATCACCGCCGACGACCCGGCGACGTTGCCCGCCCCCTCCGTGACCGGCCTCGACTCCAGCCGGCTGAGCCCCGAAGTGCAGTCGGTGGCCGAGAGCAGGGGCGACGACGCCGACGACGAGAGGAGCGAGCTGGTGAGCGAGGGGCGGCCGGTGGAGACGGACAGCGAGAGCGACTTCCCCGTCTTCCCCGCCGCGCTGGCCTCCGAGAGGCTCCTGCGAGGAAAGCTGCAAGAGGCCACGAAGACGAGCCGGCGGAACTCGGAAGGCAGCGAAGTCAGCGGTACGGAGGGGAGTTTAACGCCGAGTTTAGAGAGCCGGAGACTGCTCTTCAGTTCCCATAAGCTGATTGAGTGTGACACTCTGTCCAGGAAAAAATCCGCCAGATTCAAGTCAGACAGCGCGACTCTAGGAGATGCCAAGAATGAGAAGGAAGCCCCTTCCATCGCGAAGGTGTTCGAGGtgatgaaaaaaggaaaatcaacagGGAGTTTGCTGACACCACCAGCCAGAAGCGAATCCGAGAAACAGGAACCCACCTGGAAAACGAAAATAGCTGATCGGttaaaactgaggcccaaagcgCCGGCAGATGACATGTTTGGAGTAGGAACTCAAAAAACCCACGCGGATCCTGCCAAAAGGAAAAACATCAAACGCAGACACACCCTGGGAGGGCACAGGGATGCTACTGAAAtcagtgttttgaatttctggAGAGCGCAGGAGCAGAGTGGGGACAGAGAATCCGAACTCTCAGCTGTGACTCGGTTGAAGCCCAAATGCTCAGCCCAGGACCTGTCCATCTCAGACTGGCTGGCCAGGGAGCGGCTACGCACCAGCACGGCCGACCTGAGCAGAGGGGACGCGGGGGACCCCCAGCCCCAGAGCCTTAGCACGTTAGACATACCCACCACGGACCCAGCCCTGTCTTCTCAGTCCCATGCAGACAGTTCTCCCAGCACCTTGGCGTCAACTAACAGGCCCCCTCTTTCCACACCACCACAGTCACTTGACCAAATCAATGGAGAAAGCTTCCAGAACACGAGCCAAAACGCCAGTTCTGCAGCGACGGCCCAACCTCATCAACTGTCCGAAACCCCAGGCAGCAAAGCACAGTTCCATCCCTGTCTTTAA